Proteins found in one Methanospirillum hungatei JF-1 genomic segment:
- a CDS encoding GDP-mannose 4,6-dehydratase — protein sequence MNWNDKNVLITGVSGFAGSYLARDLLDKGARVYGMVRRRSDGTIPKNVSQKKIERAITYVEAGLEDLTGIANAIDSAEPDYIFHLAAQSFVPRSFSHPLETAQINGLGTNNLLEAVRMKGADPVLVFAGTSEEYGLVISSDEQYTRLKEKYGNIFPEPDTIPELPIHENNPLRPMSPYAVSKVYGDYLFRNYFYTYGLKGIVSRAFNHEGAGRGIQFVTSVITSQVSHFRCNEADKITIGNVNAFRDWSHIDDIVHGYELLAMKGKPGDVYNQGSNRTTSVLSYILHSIEACGMPVKEICTTRTGKCLKDPLEPDNEALFGAYFEKSKVDRMILDGTLDFGPQDGGILVRTAEKTIPIEFDLERFRPSDVPILFADIRKIKQLGYEVRYQIRDIVQDQMNFYMDPENRCSIHTIERA from the coding sequence ATGAATTGGAATGATAAAAATGTCCTGATCACCGGTGTCAGTGGATTTGCCGGTTCATATCTTGCCCGGGATCTTCTGGATAAAGGGGCTCGGGTCTATGGCATGGTGCGAAGGCGGTCAGATGGCACTATACCAAAGAATGTGTCACAAAAGAAGATCGAACGGGCAATTACCTACGTGGAAGCAGGTCTTGAAGACCTGACCGGTATTGCAAATGCGATTGATAGTGCAGAACCTGATTACATCTTTCATCTGGCCGCCCAGTCATTTGTCCCGAGATCCTTCTCCCATCCCCTTGAGACAGCCCAGATAAACGGACTTGGAACAAACAATCTGCTTGAAGCAGTCAGGATGAAAGGAGCAGACCCGGTGCTGGTCTTTGCGGGAACCAGTGAAGAATACGGGCTTGTTATCAGCTCTGATGAGCAGTATACCAGACTGAAAGAGAAATACGGGAATATCTTCCCTGAACCGGATACGATCCCAGAACTCCCGATACATGAAAATAACCCGCTCAGACCCATGTCTCCGTATGCAGTCTCCAAGGTATATGGGGATTATCTCTTCAGGAATTATTTTTACACCTATGGCCTGAAAGGAATTGTATCACGGGCATTTAATCATGAAGGGGCCGGGAGGGGAATCCAGTTCGTCACCTCGGTCATAACCAGCCAGGTCAGTCATTTCAGGTGCAATGAGGCGGATAAAATCACCATCGGGAATGTGAATGCATTTCGTGACTGGTCACATATTGATGACATCGTGCATGGTTATGAGCTCCTTGCCATGAAAGGAAAACCCGGGGATGTCTATAATCAGGGATCAAACAGAACCACATCAGTTCTCAGCTACATACTCCACAGCATTGAGGCATGTGGTATGCCGGTCAAGGAGATCTGCACAACCAGAACCGGAAAGTGTCTGAAAGATCCCCTGGAGCCTGACAATGAGGCACTGTTTGGTGCATATTTTGAGAAATCAAAAGTTGACCGGATGATACTTGACGGCACTCTGGATTTCGGACCACAGGATGGTGGGATTCTTGTCAGGACAGCTGAAAAGACAATCCCTATTGAATTTGACTTGGAGCGGTTCAGACCATCTGATGTCCCAATTTTGTTTGCTGATATCAGAAAGATCAAACAATTAGGATACGAAGTAAGGTACCAGATCAGAGACATTGTACAGGATCAGATGAATTTCTATATGGACCCGGAGAACAGATGTAGTATTCATACGATTGAACGAGCGTGA
- a CDS encoding oligosaccharyl transferase, archaeosortase A system-associated — MEYSRYLKPFTLILGAIVLLITFFSFIIRTLPAYSGTTDVLMFVGMDDPTYQLRRIEQIIANYPNVAWFDPMTYFPIGQPMHWGPLFPFLGATICLITGAATRTEIISVSLFLPCVMAALMVPVIYLLVSRVADWKAGLAAAFFIAIVPGQFFFRSFYGYLDHHAGEVFFSTLFCLCYLTALVYSRKHPVDLKDKETWKIPIFLGILCGITYVLGLALMPTMLLFALIVGIFTPVWFIIQRYIGHLGASALVINSVTFLVAIIGFFFIGVHSEGGLNYYTIGHPIAYTLLILANVLLFGFSYQLRDKPYWYYVGAIIGVTILGIIALAVILPDLFAYMMANANAFFGSDDIHWKTIQEARPWSFDDAWRTFQYSLLLFGAGAAVLLYRIRKELCPSHAFTLIWAVVIFYATCQHIRYEYYLAVPVAILAGIAVGFALDIIRLPFGQKPEISPMDEDHQSGKKKAGKSHDVSRGRSGHPAGSVKAGSYLFLAIILILALLFSYQALGRDLMMGAYNLNPDWREATEWMNKNTPDPGVDYFAMYDEKNFTYPDSAYGVMSWWDYGHMITFLGKRMPNANPFQYGVNGPNGSARFFMTKNESEADQILANLKTKYVITDYEMDTGKFWAMSTWDDPEVGVYPYQRTFIFPSPDDPKSGVNYPLLTNEYYQTMISRLHNFDGTYTEPGNVYFLRYMKPSATGLNAPVVVDGGQTNYSAGKALVNSFNAQENPQYDVILANFGYTDPVEPVPALSHYRLIFESSTRTTPADMHDLRYVKIFEHVKGAQIPGEGMLELPVKTNTGREFIYRTQSINGTFTVPYPTETTVGAVTIPGKYRNTKNGAEYQVTEKQVIEGQSI, encoded by the coding sequence ATGGAATATTCAAGATATCTAAAACCCTTTACTCTCATATTAGGAGCAATTGTTCTCCTCATTACTTTTTTTTCATTTATTATCAGAACTCTTCCTGCATACTCAGGAACTACCGATGTGCTGATGTTTGTCGGAATGGATGATCCGACCTATCAGTTGCGCAGGATTGAACAGATTATCGCAAACTATCCAAATGTTGCCTGGTTTGATCCGATGACCTACTTCCCCATCGGGCAGCCCATGCATTGGGGACCGCTCTTCCCCTTTCTCGGGGCCACTATCTGTCTGATCACCGGGGCTGCCACCAGAACAGAGATCATCTCTGTTTCACTCTTCCTTCCCTGTGTGATGGCAGCACTCATGGTCCCGGTCATCTATCTCCTGGTCAGCAGGGTAGCTGACTGGAAAGCCGGCCTTGCAGCGGCATTTTTCATCGCAATTGTGCCAGGGCAGTTCTTCTTCAGATCCTTTTACGGGTACCTGGATCATCATGCAGGAGAAGTCTTTTTTAGCACACTCTTTTGTCTGTGTTATCTTACTGCACTCGTTTACAGCAGGAAGCATCCGGTCGATCTCAAAGATAAGGAGACTTGGAAGATTCCCATATTCCTTGGAATTTTATGTGGGATCACCTATGTCCTTGGACTTGCCCTGATGCCAACCATGTTATTGTTCGCCCTTATCGTCGGGATCTTCACCCCGGTCTGGTTTATTATCCAGCGATATATCGGGCATCTGGGAGCATCGGCACTGGTCATTAATTCGGTAACGTTCCTCGTCGCAATCATCGGTTTTTTCTTCATCGGTGTGCATTCAGAAGGAGGGCTCAATTATTACACCATCGGGCATCCTATAGCCTATACTCTCCTGATTCTGGCAAATGTTCTCCTCTTTGGATTTTCTTATCAGCTTCGGGACAAGCCCTACTGGTATTATGTCGGAGCCATTATCGGAGTAACTATTCTTGGTATTATTGCCCTTGCAGTCATCCTTCCTGACCTTTTTGCATACATGATGGCAAATGCCAATGCATTCTTTGGTTCTGATGATATTCACTGGAAGACTATTCAGGAAGCACGACCCTGGAGCTTTGATGATGCGTGGAGGACATTCCAGTACAGTCTTCTTCTCTTCGGTGCAGGAGCTGCGGTTCTCCTGTATCGGATCAGAAAAGAACTCTGCCCGTCCCATGCGTTTACTCTCATCTGGGCGGTCGTGATCTTTTACGCAACCTGTCAGCATATCAGATATGAGTACTACCTGGCAGTACCGGTTGCCATATTGGCAGGAATTGCCGTAGGATTTGCTCTTGATATCATACGGCTTCCCTTCGGACAAAAACCTGAAATCTCGCCAATGGATGAGGACCATCAGTCAGGTAAGAAAAAAGCAGGGAAAAGCCATGACGTATCACGAGGGAGATCCGGCCACCCAGCAGGATCAGTGAAAGCCGGATCTTACTTATTCCTGGCGATTATTCTCATTCTGGCTCTCCTATTCTCATATCAGGCACTGGGCCGGGATCTCATGATGGGGGCGTACAACCTGAACCCGGACTGGAGAGAAGCGACTGAATGGATGAACAAGAACACCCCTGATCCCGGGGTTGATTATTTTGCAATGTATGATGAGAAGAATTTCACCTATCCGGATAGTGCCTACGGGGTCATGTCATGGTGGGATTATGGACACATGATAACATTCCTTGGAAAACGAATGCCCAATGCAAATCCCTTCCAGTACGGGGTGAACGGGCCGAATGGATCTGCCAGATTCTTTATGACGAAGAACGAGAGTGAGGCAGATCAGATACTTGCCAATCTGAAGACAAAATATGTCATCACCGATTATGAGATGGATACCGGGAAATTCTGGGCCATGTCTACCTGGGATGATCCGGAAGTCGGTGTCTATCCCTACCAGCGGACCTTTATCTTCCCAAGTCCGGATGATCCAAAATCGGGAGTCAACTATCCGCTGCTCACCAATGAGTACTACCAGACGATGATCTCCCGTCTCCATAACTTTGACGGGACATATACCGAACCTGGTAATGTATACTTCCTGCGGTATATGAAACCCTCGGCTACGGGCCTGAATGCACCGGTTGTCGTTGATGGAGGGCAGACGAACTATTCAGCAGGAAAAGCCCTTGTGAACTCATTTAATGCACAGGAAAATCCTCAATACGATGTCATCCTGGCCAACTTCGGATACACGGATCCGGTCGAGCCAGTCCCAGCACTCAGTCATTACCGGCTCATCTTTGAGTCAAGTACCAGGACTACTCCTGCAGATATGCATGATCTACGGTATGTGAAAATTTTCGAGCATGTGAAAGGGGCACAGATACCTGGTGAGGGCATGCTGGAATTACCGGTTAAGACGAACACCGGGCGGGAATTTATCTATCGGACACAGAGTATCAATGGTACCTTTACTGTCCCATATCCGACAGAGACAACCGTTGGTGCGGTTACAATCCCAGGAAAGTACCGCAACACCAAAAACGGAGCTGAATACCAGGTCACTGAAAAACAGGTAATTGAGGGGCAGAGCATTTAA
- a CDS encoding DUF2098 domain-containing protein, with protein MNPEILEAGVFVRYPRTGTSGTITRLVDKNGRHFAELDSTGLLYRLDQLIPAESVQKNEREIDRDEQLARLEQERSQVEKEAMEEPPNLDGACAGAG; from the coding sequence ATGAATCCTGAGATACTGGAGGCCGGAGTGTTTGTGCGGTATCCTCGCACCGGAACCTCCGGAACGATCACACGGCTGGTTGACAAGAACGGGAGACATTTTGCTGAACTGGATTCAACCGGCCTGTTATACCGGCTTGACCAGTTGATTCCTGCTGAATCTGTCCAGAAGAATGAGCGTGAAATTGACCGCGATGAACAGCTTGCACGGCTGGAACAGGAAAGAAGTCAGGTTGAGAAAGAAGCAATGGAAGAACCACCAAACCTGGATGGTGCCTGCGCCGGAGCAGGATAA
- the eif2g gene encoding translation initiation factor IF-2 subunit gamma gives MPEELIPNTNIGVVGHVDHGKTTLVNTLTGVWTDRHSEEMKRGISIRLGYADAVFYRCRKCRGPEGLTTTPVCTRCDSETEPIRAVSFVDAPGHETLMATMLSGSALMDGAMLVISAADRCPQPQTKEHLMALELVGIKKIVIVQNKIDVVSHKEAIRNYEEIKAFVKGTIAENAPIIPVSAQKNINIWALIQALDEVIPEPSRHPEADPVMLIARSFDVNRPGCSWKDVKGGVVGGSLIRGLIEDGAEIEIRPGIQNQVENKTKWEPIITKVTEIHKGQKKVHVATPGGLLAIGTKLDPAITKSDMLAGQVLGHVGKLPPVWEKMWFSVKLMERVVGSNSEVSIEPLKQREPLMLSVGTAVTVGLVSNTRKDAAEVVLKRPVCASIGSPIAISRQVGGRWRLIGMGTLIE, from the coding sequence GTGCCAGAAGAACTGATTCCAAATACAAATATTGGTGTGGTCGGTCATGTTGACCATGGCAAGACCACACTGGTAAATACCCTCACCGGCGTCTGGACTGACAGACATAGTGAGGAGATGAAACGGGGCATATCTATCAGACTTGGATATGCAGATGCTGTCTTTTACCGTTGCAGAAAATGCCGCGGACCTGAGGGATTGACAACAACCCCGGTCTGCACGAGATGTGACAGTGAGACAGAACCTATTCGTGCTGTTTCTTTTGTGGATGCACCCGGACACGAGACGCTGATGGCAACCATGCTCTCAGGCTCTGCCCTGATGGACGGTGCCATGCTGGTGATTTCAGCAGCTGACCGGTGCCCGCAGCCCCAGACAAAAGAACACCTTATGGCTCTTGAACTGGTCGGGATTAAAAAAATTGTCATCGTCCAGAATAAGATCGATGTGGTCTCCCATAAGGAAGCAATCAGGAATTATGAGGAGATTAAGGCTTTTGTCAAGGGAACGATAGCGGAGAATGCACCAATCATACCGGTATCAGCACAAAAAAATATCAATATCTGGGCACTGATTCAGGCTCTTGACGAAGTCATTCCAGAACCATCACGCCATCCGGAGGCTGATCCGGTCATGCTCATCGCCCGTTCATTTGATGTGAACCGGCCAGGATGCAGCTGGAAAGATGTCAAAGGCGGTGTTGTCGGTGGTTCGCTTATCAGGGGTCTTATTGAGGATGGTGCCGAGATTGAGATCCGGCCGGGTATCCAGAACCAGGTGGAGAACAAGACCAAGTGGGAGCCTATCATCACCAAGGTGACAGAGATTCATAAAGGACAGAAGAAAGTCCATGTTGCAACTCCCGGAGGTCTCCTTGCCATCGGGACAAAACTCGACCCCGCGATTACCAAAAGCGATATGCTTGCCGGGCAGGTCCTAGGTCATGTCGGAAAACTCCCGCCGGTCTGGGAGAAGATGTGGTTCTCAGTGAAACTTATGGAGCGGGTTGTCGGCTCAAATAGTGAGGTTTCCATTGAACCACTCAAACAGCGCGAGCCTTTGATGCTCTCTGTCGGGACTGCCGTAACAGTCGGTCTGGTGAGCAATACCCGGAAAGATGCAGCAGAAGTCGTTCTTAAACGTCCGGTCTGTGCCAGCATCGGGTCACCTATCGCTATCAGCAGGCAGGTTGGTGGAAGGTGGCGACTGATCGGGATGGGAACGCTGATCGAGTGA
- a CDS encoding PIN domain-containing protein, with protein sequence MATDRDGNADRVTILIDTNAFLMASQFKIDLLDELKWMLGSVRIIVPEIVIRELEGLARGKGKHAASARLGLLFAQKCEIIASSGQGTPDEQILMSAMDLQCGVVTNDRRLRDQVLDVGLPVVSLAGKQKLELIRR encoded by the coding sequence GTGGCGACTGATCGGGATGGGAACGCTGATCGAGTGACCATCCTTATCGACACCAATGCCTTTCTTATGGCATCACAATTTAAGATAGACCTCCTTGATGAACTGAAATGGATGCTCGGCTCGGTCAGAATAATTGTGCCGGAGATCGTGATCAGGGAACTTGAGGGACTGGCAAGGGGAAAAGGGAAACATGCAGCATCGGCACGTCTTGGACTCCTGTTCGCACAGAAATGTGAGATCATCGCATCATCAGGACAAGGCACTCCGGACGAACAGATACTGATGAGTGCGATGGATCTCCAGTGTGGTGTGGTTACCAATGACCGGAGACTTCGTGATCAGGTTCTTGATGTCGGCCTCCCTGTTGTCAGTCTTGCAGGAAAACAGAAATTAGAGTTGATTCGGAGATAA
- a CDS encoding DNA-directed RNA polymerase codes for MYYRLELIDKVRVPPHRLGEDLTTVILDVLQEQLEGSIDKEIGIFIAVTKVLRIGEGEMVPGDGAVYYDVDFEGLALRLSLQEIIEGIVVETTSFGAFVSLGPIDAMLHVSQISDEYISYDEKNSQLICQDSGRHLGVGSLVRARVVTLSLNEREPRESKIGLTMRQAGLGNLVWLEEDMKNEQKEKSAV; via the coding sequence ATGTATTACCGGTTGGAACTGATTGACAAGGTGCGTGTTCCTCCTCACCGGCTTGGGGAGGATCTCACAACGGTCATTCTGGATGTGCTGCAGGAGCAGCTGGAAGGAAGTATCGACAAGGAGATCGGGATTTTTATCGCCGTTACCAAGGTTCTCCGGATTGGAGAAGGGGAGATGGTCCCCGGTGACGGTGCGGTCTACTATGATGTAGACTTTGAAGGTCTGGCTCTTCGTCTTTCTCTTCAGGAGATTATTGAAGGGATTGTTGTAGAAACCACCAGTTTTGGTGCGTTTGTCAGTCTTGGACCGATTGATGCGATGCTTCACGTGAGTCAGATATCTGATGAATACATCAGTTATGATGAGAAGAACTCGCAGCTGATCTGTCAGGATTCAGGTCGTCATCTTGGTGTCGGGTCTCTTGTCAGGGCACGGGTTGTTACTCTGAGTCTCAACGAACGTGAACCTCGTGAAAGCAAAATTGGTCTTACCATGCGACAGGCTGGTCTTGGGAACCTAGTCTGGCTTGAAGAAGACATGAAGAACGAACAGAAAGAGAAGAGTGCGGTTTAA
- the spt4 gene encoding transcription elongation factor subunit Spt4, whose protein sequence is MASAKKKQHMVCRDCHRVVEGTSCSICGTSNLTADWTGYLVIIDPEHSEVARRMNITLPGRYALKVR, encoded by the coding sequence ATGGCTAGCGCAAAGAAGAAACAACATATGGTCTGTCGTGACTGTCACCGGGTTGTTGAAGGGACATCCTGCTCCATCTGTGGGACCTCCAATCTTACCGCAGACTGGACCGGATACCTGGTCATCATCGATCCGGAGCATAGCGAAGTAGCCCGCCGGATGAATATCACCCTCCCCGGAAGATATGCCCTTAAGGTCCGTTGA
- a CDS encoding GTP-dependent dephospho-CoA kinase family protein: MRILPARHRQLFKEPFGTLFHSFEEVLKFLPGKTVFSVGDVVTANLLRAGRPPEVAIVDGHTMRQPYPGVNIPEYHQLLVKNPAGGLTEDLIDATQIAASRQGTVIQVEGEEDLAVVPLAMHAPLGTVILYGQPGEGVVLLSITPAMKKRAEELFTCFEEVSTPTAREVFNI; the protein is encoded by the coding sequence ATGCGAATTCTTCCTGCCCGGCACCGTCAGTTATTTAAAGAACCATTTGGCACCCTTTTTCACTCTTTTGAGGAAGTTCTCAAATTTTTACCAGGAAAAACCGTATTTAGTGTTGGTGATGTTGTCACCGCAAATCTGCTCAGGGCTGGCCGGCCTCCAGAGGTTGCCATTGTAGACGGGCATACCATGCGTCAGCCATATCCGGGAGTGAACATCCCTGAGTATCATCAGCTGCTGGTAAAAAATCCGGCTGGCGGTCTTACCGAAGACCTGATTGATGCAACACAGATAGCAGCATCTCGTCAGGGGACGGTTATTCAGGTTGAAGGAGAAGAGGATCTGGCTGTTGTTCCGCTGGCAATGCACGCGCCTCTGGGAACTGTCATTCTCTATGGTCAGCCTGGAGAAGGAGTCGTTTTGCTCTCAATTACTCCGGCAATGAAGAAAAGGGCAGAAGAGCTGTTCACCTGTTTTGAAGAGGTCAGCACCCCGACAGCGCGCGAGGTATTTAACATCTGA
- a CDS encoding 30S ribosomal protein S24e yields the protein MEITITSQTENVLLNRKEIGFSITFTGATPSRKMVHAKLAAMLSAPKDQLVIGSLHNRFGLTEITGDARVYTSAEYLKKIEPEYIRKRGMAGEEEGNADAQDAPSGDAAEAS from the coding sequence ATGGAGATTACGATTACTTCACAAACAGAGAATGTTCTGTTAAACCGGAAAGAGATCGGGTTTAGCATCACATTTACCGGAGCAACCCCGTCACGCAAGATGGTCCATGCGAAACTTGCAGCAATGCTCAGCGCACCAAAGGATCAGCTGGTGATCGGATCCCTTCACAACCGTTTCGGATTAACTGAAATAACAGGCGACGCACGGGTGTACACCTCTGCTGAATACCTGAAGAAGATCGAACCGGAGTATATCCGAAAGCGGGGTATGGCCGGAGAAGAAGAAGGCAACGCAGATGCTCAGGATGCACCGTCCGGTGACGCTGCGGAGGCATCTTAA
- a CDS encoding 30S ribosomal protein S27ae, whose product MAAKKAKKSEKAAVKRSAYFKVEGKNAVPQRRYCPRCGPGVFMGEHKDRVTCGKCGYTEFKK is encoded by the coding sequence ATGGCAGCAAAAAAAGCAAAAAAATCAGAGAAGGCCGCAGTCAAGCGGTCAGCCTATTTCAAGGTTGAAGGAAAGAATGCAGTTCCTCAACGCAGGTACTGTCCCCGCTGTGGTCCGGGCGTTTTCATGGGTGAACACAAAGATCGTGTTACCTGTGGAAAGTGTGGATACACTGAGTTCAAGAAGTAA
- a CDS encoding bifunctional N(6)-L-threonylcarbamoyladenine synthase/serine/threonine protein kinase, which translates to MKIGPVLGIEGTAWNLSAALFDDDLIKLVSHPYKPVQGGIHPREAAQHHASVITSVIEEVLKGNPTPVAVAFSQGPGLGPCLRIVGTAARALALSFDVPLIGVNHCVAHVEIGRFASGFDDPVVLYASGANTQVLGYLQGRYRIFGETLDIGIGNAIDKFARSKGLPHPGGPEIERIAKNGSYIPLPYTVKGMDLAFSGLVSAAKDASAPLEDVCYSLQETAFAMCTEVTERALSQTGKEQLILVGGVGMNKRLQEMLSCMCEDRDAAFSVPNPQYLGDNGAMIAYTGRVMLESGSVLPVEESRVNPSYRADQVLVTWREEPSGSERHPDAYSARGAEAIVRFCDGAASKIRVSKRYRHPELDRRLIAERTRAEARLIAEARKAGVRTPIIREITQDTIIMEHIDGVKLKECLSPELLEETGRMVGKLHAAQIVHGDLTTCNFLVHDGKTWLIDFGLAGTSSDIEHRGVDIHVLFQVLESTSKDSDILKEAFIQGYREKMPLADEILNREHEIELRGRYL; encoded by the coding sequence ATGAAGATCGGACCTGTACTGGGGATCGAGGGTACAGCCTGGAACCTCAGTGCTGCTCTTTTTGATGATGACCTGATTAAACTGGTCTCACATCCCTACAAACCTGTGCAGGGCGGTATACACCCGCGTGAAGCAGCCCAGCATCATGCATCCGTCATTACCAGTGTCATTGAAGAGGTCCTGAAAGGAAATCCGACTCCGGTAGCCGTGGCTTTTTCTCAGGGTCCTGGTCTTGGTCCATGCCTTCGGATTGTCGGGACCGCGGCTCGGGCACTTGCACTATCCTTTGATGTTCCACTCATCGGCGTCAATCATTGTGTAGCCCATGTTGAGATTGGAAGATTTGCATCAGGATTTGACGATCCGGTCGTCCTGTATGCAAGCGGGGCAAATACCCAGGTGTTGGGATACCTGCAGGGCAGATACCGGATATTTGGAGAAACTCTTGATATCGGAATTGGGAATGCCATTGACAAGTTTGCACGAAGTAAGGGGCTTCCCCATCCTGGCGGACCGGAAATAGAACGGATTGCAAAAAACGGTTCATACATCCCTCTGCCATATACCGTCAAGGGCATGGATCTTGCCTTCTCTGGTCTTGTGAGTGCCGCAAAAGATGCATCAGCCCCCCTTGAGGATGTCTGTTACAGTCTCCAGGAGACAGCCTTTGCCATGTGTACAGAGGTCACAGAGCGCGCATTGTCACAGACCGGAAAAGAACAACTGATCCTCGTCGGAGGTGTCGGGATGAACAAGCGTCTGCAGGAGATGCTCTCCTGTATGTGCGAAGACCGTGATGCAGCGTTCTCAGTCCCGAACCCCCAGTACCTCGGGGATAATGGTGCCATGATCGCGTATACGGGGAGGGTCATGCTTGAGTCAGGATCAGTTCTGCCGGTTGAGGAGTCACGGGTGAATCCCTCATACCGTGCAGACCAGGTCCTGGTCACCTGGAGAGAGGAACCTTCTGGTTCTGAACGGCATCCGGATGCATATAGTGCACGGGGCGCAGAGGCCATCGTCCGGTTCTGTGATGGAGCAGCATCCAAGATCCGGGTATCAAAGCGATACCGGCATCCCGAACTAGACCGTCGACTTATTGCAGAACGAACCAGGGCTGAAGCACGACTTATCGCTGAGGCACGAAAAGCCGGGGTCAGGACTCCGATCATCAGAGAGATAACTCAGGATACCATTATCATGGAACATATCGACGGGGTGAAACTCAAAGAATGCCTCTCACCAGAGCTCCTTGAGGAGACCGGACGGATGGTCGGGAAACTTCATGCAGCACAGATTGTGCATGGAGACCTGACAACCTGCAATTTCCTTGTACATGACGGCAAGACCTGGCTTATAGATTTTGGTCTTGCCGGAACCTCATCTGATATAGAGCATCGCGGTGTGGATATTCATGTCCTCTTCCAGGTCCTTGAGAGCACATCTAAAGATTCAGACATTCTGAAAGAGGCGTTCATCCAGGGATATCGGGAGAAGATGCCTCTGGCGGATGAGATACTGAACCGGGAGCATGAGATTGAACTGCGGGGAAGATACCTGTGA
- the rdgB gene encoding RdgB/HAM1 family non-canonical purine NTP pyrophosphatase has translation MRITFVTSNEHKAREAAGILAGLAEIEHVPLEIPELRYESVAEIAAGKAAYAYSVLQRPVITDDTGLFIHALNGFPGTCAAYVQKTIGNTGILALMAGYANRSATFETGIAYHDGDCQRSFTGAIKGTIVLPRGCGGFGYDPVFEVDGKTLAEMTEEEKNRISHRAIGLHALRRWLAEEKQ, from the coding sequence GTGAGAATTACGTTTGTTACCAGCAATGAACACAAGGCACGGGAAGCTGCAGGAATCCTTGCAGGTCTTGCCGAGATAGAACATGTCCCCCTGGAGATTCCGGAGCTCAGGTATGAATCGGTGGCAGAGATTGCAGCGGGAAAAGCAGCGTATGCCTACTCGGTCCTGCAGCGGCCGGTCATCACCGACGACACCGGACTCTTTATCCATGCACTCAATGGATTTCCCGGGACCTGTGCTGCCTATGTCCAGAAGACCATCGGGAATACCGGGATCCTGGCCCTCATGGCAGGATATGCAAACCGTTCCGCTACATTTGAGACAGGGATAGCCTATCATGACGGGGATTGCCAGAGATCATTCACCGGGGCTATCAAAGGAACTATCGTCCTTCCCCGGGGATGTGGAGGATTCGGATACGACCCAGTCTTTGAAGTAGATGGAAAAACCCTGGCAGAGATGACAGAAGAAGAGAAGAACCGGATCTCTCATCGGGCTATCGGACTGCATGCATTGCGAAGATGGCTTGCTGAAGAGAAGCAGTAA
- a CDS encoding 50S ribosomal protein L40e, with the protein MARFPEAEARLLNVKICMHCNARNPVRAVSCRKCGYVHLRPKNKDRKA; encoded by the coding sequence ATGGCACGTTTTCCTGAGGCAGAAGCACGGCTTCTTAATGTTAAGATTTGTATGCACTGCAATGCCCGTAACCCGGTCAGGGCAGTCAGCTGTAGAAAGTGCGGGTATGTACACCTGCGTCCAAAGAACAAGGATCGGAAAGCCTGA